The following are from one region of the Stigmatella ashevillena genome:
- a CDS encoding PspC domain-containing protein, whose translation METARRCADCQKELLGDGARCSACNAWQPGAEPIHRGGEGWKLFGVCRAVARRLGMDVALVRVLFLIALAFTGGSALLVYFVLWAFTPPSVMGKSPAQRVMNALSPTPDSRSNGPRVERRV comes from the coding sequence ATGGAGACGGCGAGACGCTGCGCGGACTGTCAGAAGGAGCTGTTGGGGGATGGGGCCCGGTGCTCGGCCTGCAACGCCTGGCAGCCGGGCGCGGAGCCCATCCACCGGGGCGGCGAGGGTTGGAAGCTGTTCGGTGTCTGCCGGGCGGTGGCGCGCCGGTTGGGGATGGACGTGGCCCTGGTGCGGGTGCTGTTCCTGATCGCCCTGGCGTTCACGGGCGGCTCGGCCCTGCTGGTGTACTTCGTGCTGTGGGCCTTCACGCCGCCGTCGGTGATGGGCAAGAGCCCCGCGCAGCGGGTGATGAACGCCCTCAGTCCCACGCCGGACTCCCGCTCCAACGGGCCGCGCGTCGAGCGCCGGGTCTGA